One window from the genome of Oryctolagus cuniculus chromosome 1, mOryCun1.1, whole genome shotgun sequence encodes:
- the C9orf72 gene encoding guanine nucleotide exchange factor C9orf72 homolog isoform X3: MHKERQENVQKIVLEGTERMEDQGQSIIPMLTGEVIPVMELLSSMKSHSVPEEIDIADTVLNDDDIGDSCHEGFLLNAISSHLQTCGCSVVVGSSAEKVNKIVRTLCLFLTPAERKCSRLCEAESSFKYESGLFVQGLLKDSTGSFVLPFRQVMYAPYPTTHIDVDVNTVKQMPPCHEHIYNQRRYMRSELTAFWRATSEEDMAQDTVIYTDESFTPDLNIFQDVLHRDTLVKGFLDQVFHLKPGLSLRSTFLAQFLLVLHRKALTLIKYIEDDTQKGKKAFKSLRNLKIDLDLTAEGDLNIIMALAEKIKPGLHSFIFGRSFYTSVQERDVLMTF, translated from the exons GGTCAGAGTATTATTCCAATGCTTACTGGGGAAGTGATTCCTGTAATGGAACTGCTTTCATCTATGAAGTCACACAGTGTTCCTGAAGAAATAGAT ATAGCTGACACAGTACTCAATGATGATGATATTGGTGACAGTTGTCATGAAGGCTTTCTTCTCAA TGCCATAAGCTCACACTTGCAAACCTGTGGCTGTTCTGTCGTTGTAGGTAGCAGTGCAGAAAAAGTAAATAAg ATAGTGAGAACTTTATGCCTTTTTCTGACTCCAGCAGAAAGGAAATGCTCCAGACTATGTGAAGCAGAGTCATCGTTTAAATATGAATCAGGGCTCTTTGTACAAGGCCTGCTCAAG GATTCCACTGGAAGCTTTGTACTACCGTTCCGGCAAGTCATGTATGCCCCATATCCCACCACACACATAGATGTGGATGTCAATACTGTCAAGCAGATGCCACCCTGTCACGAACATATTTATAATCAGCGTAGATACATGAGGTCAGAGCTGACAGCATTTTGGAGAGCTACTTCAGAGGAAGACATGGCTCAGGATACGGTCATCTACACAGATGAAAGCTTCACTCCTGATTT gAATATTTTTCAAGATGTCTTACACAGAGACACTCTAGTAAAAGGCTTCCTGGATCAG GTCTTTCATTTGAAACCAGGTTTATCTCTCAGGAGTACTTTCCTTGCACAGTTTCTACTAGTCCTTCACAGAAAAGCCTTGACactaataaaatatatagaagatgATAC GCAGAAGGGGAAAAAGGCCTTTAAATCTCTTCGGAACCTGAAGATAGACCTTGACTTAACAGCAGAGGGCGATCTTAACATAATAATGGCTCTAGCTGAGAAAATTAAACCAGGCCTACACTCTTTTAtctttggaagatctttctacACTAGCGTACAAGAACGAGATGTTCTGATGACTTTTTAA